A single window of Deinococcus betulae DNA harbors:
- a CDS encoding DinB family protein: protein MDFQLEEALRMLARTPEVLGALLRDLPAAWTEQTEGEGTWSPAQVVAHLLHADQTNWLPRARVLLAQGEVQVFPLFDRCAHLHTGQAQPLELLLDDFAATRAESVQALVNLNLTPAALTRTGQHPEFGRVTLAQLLATWVVHDLDHLAQITRTLAGGYRDAVGPWQAYLRVLRA, encoded by the coding sequence ATGGATTTCCAGTTGGAAGAGGCGCTGAGGATGTTGGCGCGCACGCCGGAGGTGCTGGGAGCGCTCCTGCGGGACCTGCCAGCAGCCTGGACCGAACAGACCGAAGGTGAGGGCACTTGGAGCCCAGCGCAGGTTGTGGCGCACCTGCTGCACGCCGACCAGACAAACTGGCTGCCGCGCGCCCGGGTGCTGCTGGCACAGGGCGAGGTCCAGGTGTTCCCGCTGTTTGACCGGTGTGCCCACCTGCACACCGGCCAGGCCCAGCCACTGGAACTGCTACTGGACGATTTCGCGGCCACCCGCGCCGAAAGTGTGCAGGCACTGGTCAACCTGAATCTGACCCCTGCCGCCCTGACGCGCACCGGCCAGCACCCCGAGTTTGGGCGCGTGACCCTGGCGCAGTTGCTGGCGACCTGGGTGGTGCACGATTTAGACCATCTCGCGCAAATCACCCGCACGCTGGCGGGCGGCTACCGGGACGCGGTAGGGCCCTGGCAGGCGTATCTGCGGGTGCTGCGCGCCTAG
- a CDS encoding vWA domain-containing protein: protein MARITRYSKFEGELDQLDSSELMQMIQEALLGQGMNDPYDPDPNARPSMDDLFDAILEALAERNMVPEEQLLEAMQADDIRETTLGQQIQRLMDRLQQDGFIRKEFDEDAQGGAGDPGDAKFQLTDKSIDFLGYKSLRDLMGGLGRSSAGAHDTREYASGVEMTGELKSYEFGDTMNLDTTATLGNVISKGFDNLEESDLVIRQAEYNSSAATIVLLDCSHSMILYGEDRFTPAKQVALALAHLIRTQYPGDTVKFVLFHDSAEEVPVAKLAQAQIGPYHTNTAGGLRLAQQLLKRENKDMKQIVMITDGKPSALTLPDGRIYKNAYGLDPYVLGATLREVANCRRSGIQVNTFMLARDPELVGFVRRVSEMTRGKAYFTTPQNIGQYVLMDFVTNKTKLVN, encoded by the coding sequence ATGGCGCGCATCACCCGGTACAGCAAGTTCGAGGGCGAACTCGACCAGCTCGACAGCAGCGAGCTGATGCAAATGATTCAAGAGGCGCTGCTGGGCCAGGGCATGAACGATCCCTATGACCCCGACCCCAACGCGCGCCCCAGCATGGACGACCTGTTTGACGCCATCCTGGAGGCACTGGCCGAGCGGAACATGGTGCCGGAAGAGCAGCTGCTGGAAGCCATGCAGGCCGACGACATCCGCGAAACCACTTTAGGCCAGCAGATTCAGCGGCTGATGGACCGCCTGCAGCAAGACGGCTTCATTCGCAAGGAATTTGACGAGGACGCCCAGGGCGGCGCAGGCGACCCCGGCGACGCCAAGTTTCAGCTGACCGACAAGAGCATCGATTTCCTGGGCTATAAGAGCCTGCGGGACCTTATGGGCGGCCTGGGCCGCTCCAGCGCGGGCGCCCACGACACCCGCGAGTATGCCAGCGGCGTGGAAATGACCGGCGAGCTGAAAAGCTACGAGTTCGGCGACACCATGAATCTGGACACCACCGCCACGCTGGGCAACGTGATTTCCAAGGGCTTTGACAACCTGGAGGAATCCGACCTGGTCATCCGGCAGGCCGAATACAACAGCAGCGCGGCCACGATTGTGCTGCTGGACTGCTCTCACTCCATGATCCTGTACGGCGAGGACCGTTTTACCCCCGCCAAGCAGGTAGCCCTGGCGCTGGCCCACCTGATCCGCACCCAGTACCCCGGCGACACCGTGAAGTTCGTGCTGTTTCACGACAGCGCCGAGGAAGTGCCGGTGGCCAAGCTGGCCCAGGCGCAGATTGGCCCGTATCACACGAACACAGCGGGTGGCCTGCGGCTGGCCCAGCAACTCCTCAAGCGCGAGAACAAGGACATGAAGCAGATCGTGATGATTACCGACGGCAAGCCCTCGGCCCTCACGCTGCCCGATGGCCGGATTTACAAGAACGCCTATGGCCTGGACCCCTACGTGCTGGGCGCCACCCTGCGCGAGGTCGCCAACTGCCGCCGCAGCGGCATTCAGGTGAACACCTTCATGCTGGCCCGCGACCCCGAACTGGTGGGGTTCGTGCGCCGGGTGTCGGAAATGACGCGCGGCAAGGCGTATTTCACGACGCCGCAGAACATCGGCCAGTACGTCCTGATGGACTTCGTGACCAACAAGACGAAACTGGTGAATTAA
- a CDS encoding peptidoglycan-binding domain-containing protein: MRHVFLSATSIVLVASVSPVSAATLTWQNLRQGDSGRDVTTLQYLLREAGQTVDIDGLFRAGTNTAVRNFQGASGLTVDGIVGGNTWEALIKTVRQGDNNNAVRALQDQLRSGYGYSSVTVDGAFGPGTNTAVRDFQSKRGLTVDGIVGLNTWQELVTGASTAPSTTTSGLASQILGSSRITLGTSSSTTNGNPRQNMTDAAAGRLVTRGCNSNVNCGLTVALKRSMLEGVLSIAGAGNTFFITSVAGGKHSTNSDHYAGLAMDIGIWNGTSLGTPNSAHTAARNACIAAGSDPSQTFNAYNDSSGGHNNHVHCAWN, translated from the coding sequence ATGCGTCACGTCTTCCTGAGCGCCACCAGCATCGTCCTCGTTGCGTCTGTCTCGCCCGTCTCCGCCGCCACCCTGACCTGGCAGAACCTGCGCCAGGGCGACAGCGGGCGCGACGTCACCACCCTGCAATACCTGCTGCGCGAGGCTGGGCAAACCGTGGATATAGACGGCCTCTTTAGGGCGGGCACAAATACCGCCGTGCGGAACTTTCAGGGCGCCAGTGGCCTGACCGTGGACGGCATCGTGGGCGGCAACACCTGGGAAGCCCTGATTAAAACCGTCCGTCAGGGGGACAACAACAACGCCGTGCGGGCCCTGCAAGACCAGCTCCGCAGCGGCTACGGCTACAGCAGCGTGACAGTGGACGGGGCCTTTGGCCCAGGGACCAACACCGCTGTGCGCGATTTTCAGAGCAAGCGCGGCCTGACCGTAGACGGCATCGTGGGCCTGAACACCTGGCAGGAACTGGTGACCGGCGCCAGCACGGCGCCCAGCACCACCACCTCAGGCCTGGCCAGCCAGATTCTGGGCAGCAGCCGCATCACGCTGGGCACCTCCAGCAGCACCACAAACGGGAACCCCCGGCAAAATATGACCGACGCCGCAGCGGGCCGACTGGTCACTCGTGGGTGCAACAGCAACGTGAACTGCGGCCTGACGGTGGCGCTCAAACGCTCCATGCTCGAAGGTGTGCTGAGCATTGCAGGTGCGGGCAACACCTTTTTCATCACGTCGGTGGCGGGGGGCAAGCACTCGACGAATTCGGACCACTACGCGGGGCTGGCCATGGACATCGGCATCTGGAACGGCACCAGCCTGGGCACCCCCAACAGCGCCCATACGGCGGCGCGCAACGCCTGTATCGCAGCCGGCAGTGACCCCAGTCAGACCTTCAACGCCTACAACGATTCCAGCGGCGGCCATAACAACCACGTTCACTGCGCCTGGAATTAA
- a CDS encoding HRDC domain-containing protein, translating to MTQDRLSSERPDARLVRLHAERGDPHARLAGALADLEGAEWGLLLEGPRALALQLTALLGRGTLRVDPRLRVNRDALAGAGLAAAPLDADWRGAQAVWLLEPGRDELERARRAGVPVIVDATLAPGSDWLARGAAAVTYSDSATLSGHADAPLAALFGAGRAPEAAGAAPSDLSVAYVLRDVATLPLRLARAARTAAALGERLGGAAQPAGPTALLLAPDAVSDTSAPLGGVRAAARSVTGGVLLTPGLEDLGTALALLGRDTGRDQTREVASREPERSVAPAPAERPAPERDPQDRPDRREFRGGRRERFDRPRDGRRGERPSRPERPEPPQRREDEGDRSAPQRFTFEAPGAAEEQPPTPNLTLEPWTPPAAPAEEVWEPEIVFSDSPAHAPAPLPTPVSAGPDAPEQPAGLPDVTHLGAEASLDAEAPPTAVDSSAEEDQLAADAEAPEAAAEPEVAEPTPAPEPAPVILPPDLPGGKEDPAANLTDEQAAVYARLREWRNAEAKRQEISRFIIASNATLAEIARRVPYTEADLRAVRGMGPERLRKYGEKILEVVRG from the coding sequence ATGACCCAAGACCGCCTGTCCTCCGAGCGTCCCGACGCCCGACTTGTGCGCCTGCACGCCGAACGGGGCGACCCCCATGCCCGCCTGGCCGGCGCCCTGGCTGATCTGGAAGGCGCCGAGTGGGGGCTCTTGCTGGAGGGCCCGCGCGCCCTCGCCCTTCAACTGACCGCGCTGCTGGGGCGCGGCACCCTGCGCGTGGACCCCCGCCTTCGTGTTAACCGCGACGCCCTGGCGGGGGCTGGCCTGGCCGCCGCGCCTCTGGACGCCGACTGGCGCGGCGCGCAGGCCGTGTGGCTGCTTGAACCGGGCCGCGATGAGCTGGAGCGCGCCCGCCGGGCAGGGGTGCCGGTGATTGTGGACGCCACCCTGGCCCCCGGCAGCGACTGGCTGGCGCGCGGGGCCGCCGCCGTGACCTACAGCGACAGCGCCACCCTGAGTGGCCACGCCGACGCGCCGCTGGCCGCGCTGTTCGGGGCCGGGCGGGCCCCCGAAGCGGCCGGCGCCGCCCCCAGTGACCTGAGCGTGGCCTACGTGCTGCGTGACGTGGCGACTTTGCCGCTGCGCCTGGCCCGAGCGGCGCGCACGGCAGCGGCCCTGGGCGAGCGCCTGGGGGGCGCCGCGCAGCCGGCCGGGCCCACGGCCCTGCTGCTGGCGCCCGACGCGGTCTCTGACACCAGCGCCCCGCTGGGCGGCGTGCGCGCAGCCGCGCGCAGCGTGACGGGCGGCGTGCTGCTGACGCCTGGCCTGGAAGACCTGGGCACGGCGCTGGCCCTGCTGGGGCGCGACACTGGCCGCGACCAGACCCGTGAAGTTGCCAGCCGCGAACCCGAGCGCAGCGTGGCGCCGGCCCCAGCCGAACGCCCCGCCCCTGAGCGCGACCCGCAGGACCGGCCCGACCGGCGCGAGTTCCGGGGGGGGCGCCGCGAGCGCTTTGACCGGCCGCGTGATGGCCGGCGCGGCGAGCGGCCCAGCCGCCCTGAGCGCCCCGAGCCTCCCCAGCGCCGCGAGGACGAGGGTGACCGCAGCGCTCCCCAGCGCTTTACCTTTGAAGCCCCTGGCGCGGCCGAGGAGCAGCCGCCGACCCCCAACCTGACGCTGGAGCCCTGGACCCCGCCCGCCGCGCCCGCCGAGGAAGTCTGGGAGCCTGAAATCGTGTTCAGCGACTCGCCGGCCCACGCCCCCGCGCCGCTGCCCACGCCGGTCAGTGCGGGTCCCGACGCCCCAGAGCAGCCGGCGGGCCTGCCCGATGTGACCCATCTGGGGGCAGAGGCCAGCCTGGATGCCGAAGCGCCGCCCACCGCAGTGGACAGCAGCGCTGAGGAGGATCAGCTGGCCGCCGACGCCGAGGCCCCTGAAGCCGCCGCCGAGCCGGAAGTGGCCGAGCCCACGCCCGCCCCGGAACCGGCCCCGGTCATCCTGCCCCCTGACCTGCCCGGCGGCAAGGAAGACCCGGCCGCCAACCTCACGGATGAGCAGGCCGCTGTCTACGCCCGCCTGCGCGAGTGGCGCAACGCCGAGGCCAAGCGCCAGGAGATCAGCCGCTTTATCATTGCCAGTAACGCCACCCTGGCCGAAATTGCCCGCCGCGTCCCCTACACCGAGGCCGACCTCCGGGCGGTGCGCGGCATGGGGCCAGAGCGGTTACGCAAGTACGGCGAGAAGATTCTGGAAGTGGTCAGGGGCTGA
- a CDS encoding (2Fe-2S) ferredoxin domain-containing protein, with protein sequence MAPKFFATRAHLLVCQGQSCQGRGSVLLYKALWNHLERQSLAYYKKGGSLRLTESGCLGACSYGPTLCVYRPKPAGSGLEEAWYAAVDFPLAARIAGAAHEEEPLPEEHRYGPE encoded by the coding sequence ATGGCACCCAAGTTCTTTGCCACCCGCGCCCACCTGCTGGTGTGCCAGGGCCAGAGCTGCCAGGGCCGAGGGTCGGTGCTGCTGTACAAGGCCCTGTGGAACCACCTGGAACGGCAGTCACTGGCCTATTACAAGAAGGGCGGCAGCCTGCGCCTGACCGAAAGCGGGTGCCTGGGCGCGTGTTCCTACGGCCCCACCCTGTGCGTCTACCGCCCGAAGCCAGCAGGCAGCGGCCTTGAAGAAGCATGGTACGCCGCTGTGGACTTTCCCCTGGCTGCCCGCATTGCTGGGGCCGCACACGAAGAGGAGCCGCTGCCAGAAGAACACCGCTACGGACCAGAGTGA
- a CDS encoding FecCD family ABC transporter permease — translation MTFLLLLAVVLGTGLGSVYVPPGEVLGALWRGLSGQDLAGNDVIVWQIRLPRVVMGVLVGASLGVCGGAFQGVFRNPLADPYLLGVASGGALGATLSIVAEWPRPVIPLTALLGALGAVAVTVALAREGRRFPPTRLILAGVVVGSTLGAASTALILRGEDRARQVLAYTLGDLGFSGWRDVATVLPYAALGCGALLLLARALDTLQLGELTARSLGVPVERLRLLVIVAASVATAGAVAYVGIIGFVGLIVPHVVRLAFGQGHRTLLVLSALLGGTLLVLADLLARTTPLSQVGIVTTLLGGPFFLWLLRQSRE, via the coding sequence CTGACCTTCCTGCTGCTGCTGGCGGTGGTGCTGGGCACGGGGCTGGGCAGCGTTTATGTGCCGCCGGGCGAGGTGCTGGGCGCCCTGTGGCGCGGCCTCAGCGGACAGGACCTGGCTGGCAACGACGTGATTGTCTGGCAGATTCGCCTGCCGCGCGTGGTCATGGGCGTGCTGGTGGGCGCCAGCCTGGGCGTGTGCGGCGGCGCCTTTCAGGGTGTGTTCCGTAACCCCCTGGCTGACCCCTATCTGCTGGGCGTGGCCAGCGGCGGCGCGCTGGGCGCCACCCTCTCAATCGTGGCCGAGTGGCCGCGCCCCGTAATTCCCCTGACCGCCTTACTGGGCGCGCTGGGAGCCGTAGCGGTGACTGTGGCGCTGGCCCGTGAAGGCCGCCGCTTTCCGCCCACCCGCCTGATTCTGGCGGGGGTGGTGGTGGGCAGCACCCTGGGCGCGGCCTCCACGGCCCTGATCTTGCGCGGCGAGGACCGGGCGCGGCAGGTGCTGGCCTACACCCTGGGCGACCTGGGCTTCAGCGGCTGGCGCGACGTGGCCACCGTGCTGCCCTACGCGGCGCTGGGCTGCGGGGCGCTGCTGCTGCTGGCCCGCGCGCTGGACACCCTGCAACTGGGCGAATTGACCGCCCGCAGCCTGGGGGTGCCGGTGGAACGCCTGCGCCTCCTGGTCATTGTGGCGGCCAGCGTCGCCACGGCGGGCGCGGTAGCGTACGTGGGCATCATTGGCTTTGTGGGCCTGATTGTGCCGCATGTGGTCCGGCTGGCCTTTGGCCAGGGCCACCGCACGCTGCTGGTGCTTTCGGCGCTGCTGGGCGGCACGCTGCTGGTGCTGGCCGACCTGCTGGCGCGCACCACGCCGCTGTCGCAGGTGGGCATTGTGACCACCCTGCTGGGCGGGCCCTTTTTCCTGTGGCTGCTGAGGCAATCCCGTGAGTAG
- a CDS encoding DUF512 domain-containing protein yields MQEQLFPAPIKSVEAGSAAERAGVQPGDVLLRVNGQAVTDVLAYRHLLSQGAATLEIARPKEAPRVMTGVPGTAQDHHRLMLPAPPSLDDTFTFTVEWEDPGLDFEEVLFDGIKKCANKCDFCYVHQMPRGFRKSLYIMDDDYRLSFLYGSFVTLTNLSEHDIQRIENENLSPLYVSVHTANQDLRQDMMKWWRLKVKDPQAVQIRSMIERLEQIDLYTQIVLMPERNDREHLDETVEYLSSRPNVISAAVVPIGLTSHRTNLPDVRTFTREEAQDTLRRLNIWRKQFLAERGTRFVFPSDELYLLAGEALPTEEEYEGFPMLENGVGMIRDFLTEGLPDLPAALPQPVRVILGTGTLFAESLDSAVEPLRAIEGLSIEVRAVENKTFGKVTTVAGLLTGRCFRHAVKPGEADLLIVPPTTLRYGTELMLDDVSLGELRAELKMDVKAGGATLGELARVILQGAQSSGHQWGMSAHAVKDTAQA; encoded by the coding sequence ATGCAGGAGCAGCTTTTTCCTGCACCGATTAAAAGTGTGGAGGCGGGCAGCGCCGCCGAGCGGGCCGGGGTTCAGCCCGGAGACGTGCTGCTGCGGGTGAACGGCCAGGCGGTCACCGACGTGCTGGCGTACCGCCATCTGCTGTCGCAGGGCGCCGCGACTCTGGAAATTGCCCGCCCCAAAGAGGCCCCGCGTGTCATGACGGGCGTGCCCGGCACCGCCCAGGACCACCACCGCCTGATGCTGCCCGCCCCGCCCAGCCTGGACGACACCTTTACCTTCACGGTGGAATGGGAAGACCCCGGCCTGGACTTTGAAGAGGTGCTGTTTGACGGCATCAAGAAGTGCGCCAACAAGTGCGACTTCTGCTACGTGCACCAGATGCCGCGCGGCTTTCGCAAGAGCCTGTACATCATGGACGACGATTACCGCCTGTCGTTTCTGTACGGCTCGTTTGTCACGCTGACCAACCTGTCCGAACACGACATTCAGCGCATCGAGAACGAGAACCTCTCGCCGCTGTACGTCTCGGTGCACACCGCCAACCAGGACCTGCGCCAGGACATGATGAAGTGGTGGCGCCTGAAGGTAAAAGACCCCCAGGCCGTGCAGATCCGCTCCATGATCGAGCGCCTGGAACAGATTGACCTGTATACCCAGATCGTGTTGATGCCCGAGCGCAACGACCGCGAGCATCTGGACGAAACGGTGGAGTACCTGTCCAGCCGCCCCAACGTCATCAGCGCGGCGGTGGTGCCGATTGGCCTGACCAGCCACCGCACCAACCTGCCGGACGTGCGGACCTTTACCCGCGAGGAAGCCCAGGACACCCTGCGGCGCCTGAACATCTGGCGCAAGCAGTTTCTGGCCGAACGCGGCACCCGCTTCGTCTTTCCCAGTGACGAGCTGTATCTGCTGGCCGGCGAAGCCCTGCCCACCGAGGAAGAGTACGAGGGATTCCCCATGCTGGAAAACGGCGTGGGCATGATTCGGGACTTTCTCACCGAGGGCCTGCCGGATCTGCCCGCCGCGCTGCCCCAGCCGGTCCGGGTCATTCTGGGCACCGGCACCCTGTTCGCCGAGTCGCTGGACAGCGCCGTGGAGCCGCTGCGCGCCATTGAGGGCCTGAGCATCGAAGTGCGCGCCGTGGAAAACAAGACCTTCGGCAAGGTGACCACCGTGGCGGGCCTGCTGACGGGGCGCTGCTTTCGCCACGCGGTTAAGCCAGGCGAGGCCGACCTGCTGATTGTCCCGCCCACCACCCTGCGCTACGGCACCGAACTGATGCTGGATGATGTGAGCCTGGGTGAGCTGCGCGCCGAGCTGAAGATGGACGTCAAGGCAGGCGGCGCCACTCTGGGCGAACTTGCCCGCGTCATTCTGCAGGGTGCCCAGAGCAGCGGCCACCAGTGGGGCATGAGTGCCCACGCCGTCAAGGACACCGCACAGGCTTAA
- a CDS encoding ABC transporter substrate-binding protein: MTRALTLTAALLAALSTAASAVTYPLTLTDDLGRKVTIKAEPKRIVSALPSTSETLCAIGACDKLVGVDDYTDYPAQAARLPKVGGLYNPNFEAMIALKPDLVIISKYGKLEPTLTQAGIPVLAINPETYDEVFSKTLTLGKVVNREAQAKALVTTMKRDIAKVEILTKNAVRKPTAYYEIDPTPYSIGPNSFMGVLLTKAGARNIIPASMGDFPKVDPEFIVKANPQLILGVDAKTAGARPGWTSIAALKTGKTQEIPAELGNILSRPGPRLPQALRGLAKIIHPELFK; this comes from the coding sequence ATGACCCGTGCCCTGACCCTGACCGCCGCCCTGCTGGCTGCCCTTTCGACCGCTGCCAGCGCCGTGACCTACCCCCTGACCCTGACCGACGACCTGGGCCGCAAGGTCACCATCAAGGCCGAACCCAAGCGCATTGTCAGCGCCCTGCCCAGCACTAGCGAAACCCTGTGCGCCATCGGCGCCTGCGACAAGCTGGTCGGCGTGGACGACTACACCGATTACCCGGCGCAGGCGGCCAGGTTGCCCAAAGTCGGCGGGCTCTACAACCCCAACTTTGAAGCCATGATCGCCCTGAAGCCCGACCTCGTAATTATCAGCAAGTACGGCAAGCTGGAGCCCACGCTGACCCAGGCCGGCATTCCAGTGCTGGCGATTAACCCCGAAACCTACGACGAGGTCTTCAGCAAGACCCTGACGTTGGGCAAAGTGGTGAACCGTGAGGCCCAGGCCAAGGCGCTCGTGACCACCATGAAGCGCGACATTGCCAAGGTCGAGATTCTGACCAAGAACGCGGTCCGGAAACCCACCGCCTACTACGAGATTGACCCCACGCCGTACTCGATTGGCCCCAACTCGTTTATGGGGGTGCTGCTGACCAAGGCGGGCGCGCGCAACATCATCCCGGCCAGCATGGGCGACTTTCCCAAGGTGGACCCCGAGTTTATCGTCAAGGCTAACCCGCAGCTGATTCTGGGTGTAGACGCCAAGACGGCGGGCGCGCGGCCCGGCTGGACCAGCATTGCGGCGCTGAAGACCGGCAAGACGCAGGAGATTCCTGCCGAGCTGGGCAACATCCTGTCGCGCCCTGGCCCCCGCCTGCCGCAGGCGCTGCGCGGCCTGGCCAAGATCATTCACCCCGAACTGTTCAAGTAA
- a CDS encoding lysophospholipid acyltransferase family protein, producing the protein MSDAAPIQSASPAPTAEPPAPPVNPRVYRFVVDVTYLPVLLSGMHIEVHGREHVPPPGTPLVVAANHVSGIDPFLVARALPPGRYLQFMAKKELFLPVIGHIIRAGGSFAVDRSGNDLGAVRTSLRVLKAGGTVGIFPQGTRGGAEMQGGVALIAAKGRAPILPAGISRAGKRWIIRFGPPISPRGGIKAITAELGAVLAELSVPPGQPLPPAGYTAP; encoded by the coding sequence ATGAGTGACGCCGCCCCTATCCAGTCGGCCTCCCCCGCGCCCACCGCCGAGCCGCCCGCCCCACCGGTCAATCCGCGCGTGTACCGCTTCGTGGTGGACGTGACCTACCTGCCAGTCCTCCTGAGCGGCATGCACATAGAAGTTCATGGGCGCGAGCATGTGCCGCCGCCCGGCACCCCCCTGGTGGTGGCGGCCAACCACGTCAGCGGTATTGACCCCTTTCTGGTGGCGCGGGCGCTGCCGCCGGGGCGCTACCTACAGTTCATGGCCAAGAAAGAATTGTTTTTGCCGGTGATCGGCCACATTATCCGGGCGGGGGGGTCTTTTGCGGTAGACCGCAGCGGCAACGACCTGGGCGCCGTGCGCACCTCTCTGCGGGTGCTGAAAGCCGGCGGCACTGTGGGTATCTTCCCGCAGGGCACGCGCGGCGGCGCCGAGATGCAGGGCGGCGTGGCCCTGATTGCCGCCAAGGGCCGCGCGCCGATTCTGCCGGCGGGCATCAGCCGGGCGGGCAAGCGCTGGATTATCCGCTTTGGGCCGCCCATCTCGCCACGCGGCGGCATCAAGGCGATCACCGCCGAACTGGGCGCCGTGCTGGCCGAACTGTCTGTGCCGCCCGGCCAGCCGCTGCCGCCTGCGGGCTATACTGCGCCCTGA
- the mscL gene encoding large conductance mechanosensitive channel protein MscL → MLSGFQKFILRGNVVDLAVGVVIGAAFTGVVTAFSGSFINPLIKAITGGGPRVGGTFELNEAVFDYGAFITALLNLLIVAAVLYFLVVTPLNRLAERFKRQDKPALAEPSNEEKLLAEIRDALKNRPL, encoded by the coding sequence ATGCTGAGTGGCTTTCAGAAGTTCATCCTTCGGGGCAATGTGGTGGACCTGGCTGTGGGTGTGGTGATTGGCGCCGCCTTCACGGGCGTGGTCACTGCCTTTTCGGGCAGCTTTATTAACCCGCTGATCAAGGCGATTACGGGCGGTGGGCCCCGGGTCGGGGGGACCTTCGAGCTCAACGAGGCCGTGTTCGACTACGGCGCCTTCATCACGGCGCTGCTGAACCTGCTGATCGTGGCGGCGGTGCTCTACTTTCTGGTGGTGACGCCGCTGAACCGCCTGGCCGAGCGCTTCAAGCGGCAGGACAAGCCCGCCTTGGCCGAACCCAGCAATGAGGAAAAGCTGCTGGCCGAAATTCGGGATGCCCTGAAGAACCGCCCGCTATAA
- a CDS encoding ABC transporter ATP-binding protein yields the protein MSSAGAPRPAAAGLSATDLHVQAGTFPAVRGVSAAFAAGQLSAVIGPNGAGKSTLLRALLGLSRPERGEVQLLGRPLGAWSRAERSRQLAYLAQGEALPGDMTVRHVVALGRGAGQWRFGLLPRDPWNEADEAAVQGALDRTDTARFAGRRLVELSGGEAQRVALARALAAQPRFLLLDEPTNHLDLAYALEVMRYLRCEVAGGLGVVAVLHDLNLAARADHLVLLAGGRVLVSGPPETVLTPEHLHTAYGVRTRVVRDADRLLVIPEDGL from the coding sequence GTGAGTAGCGCGGGCGCGCCCAGACCCGCTGCTGCAGGCCTCTCGGCCACAGACCTGCACGTGCAGGCGGGGACCTTTCCGGCGGTGCGCGGCGTCAGTGCTGCTTTCGCGGCGGGCCAGCTCTCGGCGGTGATTGGTCCCAACGGCGCGGGCAAAAGCACCCTGCTACGCGCGTTGCTGGGGCTGTCGCGCCCAGAGCGGGGCGAGGTGCAGCTGCTGGGCCGACCTCTGGGCGCCTGGAGCCGCGCCGAACGCTCGCGGCAGCTGGCCTACCTGGCCCAGGGCGAGGCGCTGCCCGGCGACATGACGGTGCGTCACGTCGTGGCCCTGGGCCGGGGCGCCGGACAGTGGCGCTTTGGCCTGCTGCCCCGCGACCCCTGGAACGAGGCGGACGAGGCGGCGGTGCAGGGCGCCCTGGACCGCACCGACACCGCGCGCTTTGCCGGGCGCCGCCTGGTGGAACTCTCGGGCGGCGAGGCGCAGCGGGTGGCCCTGGCCCGCGCGCTGGCCGCTCAGCCGCGCTTTTTGCTGCTGGACGAGCCCACCAACCACCTGGACCTGGCTTACGCCCTGGAGGTCATGCGGTACCTGCGCTGCGAGGTGGCGGGCGGCCTGGGCGTGGTGGCCGTGCTGCACGACCTGAATCTGGCCGCGCGCGCCGACCATCTGGTGCTGCTGGCAGGCGGGCGGGTGCTAGTGAGCGGCCCACCAGAGACCGTGCTGACCCCGGAGCACCTGCATACGGCCTACGGCGTCCGCACAAGGGTGGTGCGCGACGCAGACCGCCTGCTCGTGATCCCCGAGGATGGGCTGTGA
- a CDS encoding DinB family protein produces MNRSAVYARNFESHRAALLDLYGQLPEDQGNFAAWDGGLSFIGQADHLSGSAARFLNMIQGQAPGNLPEPSQTLIEARERLGHSMEAASQAMTAMTDEDLSRRIPAFGGREMPVAALLDAIIAHEAHHKGQVWVMARMVGVKPPMFVRMG; encoded by the coding sequence ATGAACCGCAGCGCTGTCTACGCCCGCAACTTTGAAAGCCACCGCGCCGCCCTGCTGGACCTGTATGGCCAGCTGCCCGAAGACCAGGGGAACTTTGCGGCCTGGGACGGCGGCCTCAGCTTCATTGGGCAGGCCGACCACCTCTCAGGCAGCGCCGCGCGCTTCCTGAACATGATTCAGGGCCAGGCCCCCGGCAACCTGCCCGAGCCCAGCCAGACCCTGATCGAAGCCCGCGAGCGCCTGGGGCATAGCATGGAGGCCGCCAGTCAGGCCATGACCGCCATGACTGATGAGGACCTGTCGCGCCGCATTCCAGCCTTTGGTGGCCGTGAAATGCCCGTTGCTGCCCTGCTGGACGCCATTATTGCCCACGAAGCCCATCACAAGGGCCAGGTCTGGGTCATGGCGCGCATGGTGGGCGTCAAGCCGCCGATGTTCGTGCGGATGGGCTAA